In a single window of the Leopardus geoffroyi isolate Oge1 chromosome D2, O.geoffroyi_Oge1_pat1.0, whole genome shotgun sequence genome:
- the STAMBPL1 gene encoding AMSH-like protease: MDQPFTVNSLRKLAAMPDHTDVSLSPEERVRALSKLGCNITITEDITPRRYFRSGVEMERMASVYMEEGNLENAFVLYNKFITLFVEKLPSHRDYQQCAVPEKQDIMKKLKEIAFPRTDELKKDLLKKYNVEYQEYLQSKNKYDAEILKRLEHQSLIEAERKRVARMRQQQLESEQFLFFEDQLKKQELARGQMRSPEPPALSEQIDGSAASCLCPRHSPSLLHVSADQPGKSDAANSASHSPPVNRALKPAATLSAVQNLVVEGLRCVVLSRDLCHKFLLLAESNTVRGVETCGILCGKLTHNEFTITHVIVPKQSAGPDYCDVENVEELFSVQDQHGLLTLGWIHTHPTQTAFLSSVDLHTHCSYQLMLPEAIAIVCSPKHKDTGIFRLTNAGMLEVSACKKKGFHPHTKDPRLFSICKHVLVKDIKITMLDLR, from the exons ATGGATCAGCCATTTACTGTGAATTCTCTG AGAAAGCTAGCTGCCATGCCTGACCACACGGATGTTTCCCTCAGCCCGGAAGAGCGAGTCCGTGCCCTGAGCAAGCTTGGTTGTAATATCACCATCACGGAGGACATCACCCCACGCCGCTACTTTAGATCCGGAGTAGAGATGGAAAGGATGGCTTCGGTGTATATGgaagaaggaaatttggaaaatgccTTTGTCCTTTATAACAAATTTATAAC CTTGTTTGTGGAAAAGCTTCCCAGCCATCGAGATTACCAGCAGTGTGCGGTACCTGAAAAACAGGATATTATGAAG aaactgaaggagaTTGCATTCCCAAGGACAGATGAATTGAAAAAGgaccttttaaagaaatataacgTAGAATACcaagaatatttgcaaagcaaA AACAAGTACGACGCCGAGATTCTCAAACGACTGGAGCATCAGAGCCTGATCGAGGCCGAGAGGAAGCGGGTGGCTCGGATGCGCCAGCAGCAGCTGGAGTCGGAGCAGTTCCTGTTTTTCGAAGACCAGCTCAAGAAGCAGGAACTGGCCCGCGGGCAGATGCGCAGCCCGGAGCCCCCCGCGCTGTCCGAGCAGATCGACGGCAGTGCCGCGTCCTGCCTGTGCCCGCGCCACAGCCCTTCCCTGCTGCACGTCTCCGCGGACCAGCCTGGCAAAAGCGACGCGGCCAATTCCGCCAGCCACTCGCCCCCCGTCAACAGGGCTCTGAAGCCCGCGGCCACTCTGAGCGCCGTGCAGA atTTAGTGGTTGAAGGACTGCGCTGTGTAGTTTTATCCAGAGACCTCTGCCACAAATTTCTGCTGCTGGCAGAATCTAATACAGTGAGAGGAGTAGAAACGTGTGGAATACTCTGTGGAAAACTG ACGCATAATGAATTTACTATCACCCATGTGATTGTGCCAAAGCAGTCTGCGGGGCCGGACTACTGTGACGTGGAGAACGTAGAAGAATTATTCAGTGTTCAGGACCAACACGGCCTCCTCACGCTCGGATGGATCCAC acaCATCCGACCCAAACTGCGTTCTTGTCCAGTGTTGACCTTCACACTCACTGTTCCTACCAGCTCATGTTGCCAGAGGCCATCGCCATTGTTTGCTCACCGAAGCATAAAGA CACGGGCATCTTCAGGCTGACCAACGCCGGCATGCTCGAGGTTTCTGCCTGTAAAAAGAAGGGCTTTCATCCACACACCAAGGACCCCAGGCTGTTCAGT ATATGCAAACACGTGTtggtaaaagacataaaaataaccaTGCTGGATCTAAGGTGA